TTAACAGTTCAGAgtgtccaatctataatgttcgctaCAGCGGAGCCCGAGGTAGACTCAGGGGCAACTACCTCCACTGAGGCTCTGCCAGGTGGCTTTATTAAGTGCTTGCTTGGAGGCCTGCCTCTTTTAACTACCTTTGGTTGTAGCTCATCGTCATCACCCTCTTGTCTCAAATTTTCAAAATCTCATTTTGCCAACTCTTGTATAGACCTCACCTAAAAGGACAAAAACCGAAAAGTGTATAATAATTTATAGATTATAGATAATACGAACAGTTCAGAAACAGCAAAGGCAAAACCTACCTGCCGAAGAAGACGGCATCAGATGGGTTATATTGCATTGCGTTAGATCAGATCAAATACACCACATCTGCCTGCACATATAAAAAAGGCAAATCTGTGAGTTCAAAGTACTGCAAACGTATGTATAAAGAAATAAAAAGCATAAACTATTGAGCAAATGACTGTAACTCTATAAAATATATCCACCAATTTAAAACTGAATGCACCACATTTTTACAACTTATTTACTTTATCCTTGGTACATGCACATTAATGaagactaatgatgatattaagatTGCCCCTTCAACAATCATACGAGAAAGATAGATCGTCCAATGTCAAGTTACCTAACAAATTGTCAGTTCCCAACAGTTACAACTAGTATCTCCTAAGTTTTCAAAATGCAATACAACTCATATACTGGTACTGAGTAATCATTTGAAAGTTTCTAATCAAGCTGATGACTGTAAAGATcaaaatagaaatcatatatatatatatatatagccagcaagaacttattaaaaatatgaccacaTAGCGCAAGAAAATTCTTCAaccaaagttttttttaaaaaaaaaaactataataaTCTATAACAGTTGTAATTTAAGTTCTAAGTTTCGAAAACTGAACCTCTTACAAGACTGCACTTCTATGCATGCACCCGATATAAGAATACAAGAAGAAAAAAAGAGTGATGACATCCATCCATGTTCCTCAATATCTCTCAAGCAAGAGAGCTAGAAAGTTGCCTCGGGCCATTAAATCAATGTTCTAGAAGCAAGGCCCTCAGGCCCCGAAAATTCGTAAACAATGAACGAAGATAAAAATAATAGACTAAGTATCTATAGAAGATTCCTATTACGGCTAACAATAATTCTAGTTTACTCAATCGCCTTGCTGTAATGCCAATTCGTAAACACTAATTTTAGCTGTATTTTGCAGCAGCTTGAAAATCTAGAATCACATGGAATCAAAGGGCAAGTAAGACTCGGAAGAAACACACCGACTTCCGAATCACGCCCGAAAATCCCCAAAAACATCAAAAGATCCAAATAAAAAAAACACAGCTTTCTTTACtatttaaaaaccctaatttttaggGCATAAacataataattacctgagaactAGTAACTATACCACCAGATCCGCTGTTGATTTTACGATTATCAACATCAGCGATCGAATCAGAACCACATGAAACTTGCTTAACCGGTGAAGATCGAATTAAATCAGATTGTTGATCCAATTGAGGTAACCGAATAACTAATTTTAATTTTTTTCTCTTCTCGTTCATCATCAGCGTCATCATAATACTCTTCTTCGTCATTTGATCTTCGGCTGCGAAATTAGGGTTCCCGCGAGTTGATCTACGCTTTTCATTTTGTAattgttgttcttcttcttcttcaagtgcTGCTCGTTTTTTTAGATCTGCGAGTGATGGACGGCCCTTTTTCCTCTTCGCCGTCGTAACTCCGCCGGATTTACCCATTTTTCCCTCTCTCGCTCCGagttctatttctatttctatctCTATAACAAGCAGGCAGTGCAGGCGTTAGACGGCCTTTTGTGTTTTCTTGTTATAATTTTTGTCAAGTTGTACATTTGACCCCTTTAACTTTAAAGATATTGATATTTTGTAACTTTTTAGTTTTTACAAACTTTGATAGACACCAAACATTCTTTAATTTGTACATAATCTTTAGGCtttcattaatttaataaaatgtcttcttttttttaacagcgattgggatcactcgagagactaaaccacccgttgcgatcatctctcgtttcaactatgccgatgcagcgataataacctcgccttcttttttttcttttttttttttgtaaaaagaatGTACTAATATTTTTGTATCTACTTTAAAGTAGAGCATAAGATTTTCTAAGCATATGCTGCTTAAGTAAACTGTCTTCCAAGTTTAGAAGTATTTCAAATATAAAActaaataattttattaaaaaaagtTATCCTCTAGGATCAAATATAGAAAATACATTATAATAAACTGACacttactaattaatatttaaatattgtcTTAACGACTATGGTTGGCATTGTCATAATTAAGTTTTGCggtcttttcaaaaaaaaaatcaaagaaaataaagaaatttaatgttattattattatgttaaaatatATGTCTGAATATAAGTAATAACCagcttaagacccgcgaatttGCAGAATTTTTTAAGggtaaaatcaaatttttatttattCTATTAATAGATTTTTGTAAAAGGCCCCAAATCTACTCATCTATCAAGGAATCATGATATCCTTCCATTGCATATGTCGGATGCTCCTATTTTCCCTTAGATAAGATCTAATTGATGGTGTTGCACTTCTAGCCATTAGTCTTGTTTACTTGCACAAATTTTGTATCCCATTATTccataataatatgttacaatacCCAATTATAAAATCAATATTACAGATTCCACATGTCTGGTGACCGAGTTAGATACACGATCAGCATCTCGTGTAATatgtgtaacatccgtgttacatccgtcccacatcggttggagaggggaacgaagcatgccttataagggtgtggagatattttctagcatgacgcgttttgggaccacaagcgcagcaggtctcatgagaactctgcagttaagcgtgctcggacgaGTGCACTacaaggatgggtgacctcctgggaaagtgttcgtcgtcttTGGTCGCCAATAAAAattcgtgcgcctacgggcaaagcggacaatatcatgctacgggaaaCGTGTTACCTGCGATATTACAATATGGATCCTAATTCTTGCACCTGAATCATATTGAAAAGTTCTAATAGTATCTCCATCCTTTCCTATTAGCAATCTAACCTGTGCAGCGAATGACAAATTGAAAAATTTATCTAGAATTTTAAAAAACAAAGTTACCTAATTACAAACTCTTCAATTACTGTTATGATTTTgcatattacaaatattaaaataaTTGGgcatcaattttcatcacaattactgttTTTCTTGTGATAAAAAcatacattacaaccttttattgaaaAATGTAGTTcggatacatatgtaacgtaattagtcctgtaaagagaactcatatttaaataataataataataataataataataataagtatttatatttttaataataattactagtaataacaaatgcctcttgaaatttttttaaaacttaaaatacaattattatatgaatgttgtacaatatgcttcaaagtttgtacatgtgttcatgggtTATTTTCTAAAAGAGTGTACAATTTGTTAAAATGTTTGTACATATGGTCACGGGGATAATTATATATTATGGGTATTTATTTGTTTTGATTTTGTAcctttttttaattaaaattaattttatAATGTAAATTAGTAAAATGGTATGATCGGTTTGTATTTGTTTTTTATTTTATATGATAAATATTCAAATGAATTCAACTTTTAAATTAAGATCcaaggaccaatcagattgcgaCATGTggtgcgacaatcacatgtgattgaaatttttttttttaaaaaaaatttacgatattttttttcaaaatatttttttcccaattttttttcaatcacatgtgattggatttgacatgcagtaaatcacatatgattctgcatgccaatcacatgtgattctgcatgtcaaattcaatcacatgtgattgaagaaaaaaaattaattttctttcaatcacatgtgattggatttgacatgcagtatCACATGTGATTAGGTTTACAATCATACAATCACATATGATTCGATTCATgctaaatttcaaaaaaaaaattgaaaaaaaaaattttagaaaatttttttatttttaaaataattttatttttattttcaatcacatgtgattgtcacatcagatgtcgcgctctgattggtccgttggatttcaagcaaattatttgATTAAAGGGATTACAACTCTATTTTGTATATATAACTTAAGAACAAAAAACCTTATTGCCTTCAAATTGGCATGCATATATTGTCGGTattattatttgtttttattttgtatttttataatttttaattaagtagaattaatatataaaataataatgacatcattaaaattaaaaggtaattagtgaaataatgacatcatcattttagagattgaTATTATACTATAGATTTCATACAACCCAACTTACTTTACATTCATgtgtttaatttattattattattattattattattattattatttggctTCATATTTATCACATAGCTCTCAAGGGATATTAATTCATCTACTGATTCAGTTGACCGTTAATCCATTTATTTTCAATGATATATATCACAAGACTCTAATCCTTATTATAATTCTCATAACATCATCAACTTCATTTTACACCACTAAGGAATAGTAATGTTTTAAAAAAGGCATGATTCATTGCCATTGGACTTGCAACTTAAAGATTTGAGATATAACCTCGTGTTTTCACATTTTGGAGAACAAGGTAGCCGTAGGGGAA
This genomic window from Rutidosis leptorrhynchoides isolate AG116_Rl617_1_P2 chromosome 2, CSIRO_AGI_Rlap_v1, whole genome shotgun sequence contains:
- the LOC139893763 gene encoding uncharacterized protein translates to MGKSGGVTTAKRKKGRPSLADLKKRAALEEEEEQQLQNEKRRSTRGNPNFAAEDQMTKKSIMMTLMMNEKRKKLKLVIRLPQLDQQSDLIRSSPVKQVSCGSDSIADVDNRKINSGSGGIVTSSQADVVYLI